GCGATAGGGCGGCCGCAGCGCCTGGACCAGGTCGATCAGCTTCTCCTCGGGATTGGCCGCGAATGCACCCGACGCGCCCGACGCGACATGCTGCAGCGTGCCGAACGCACGGGCTCCGTCGCTCGTCGCTGCGGTGGCATAGGCGAGGAAGCCCTTGGGCTTGTTGGTCCCGTTGCCGCTCACGAACGCGGCACCCTCGGCACGGGCGAACTCGCGCGCGATCTCGTCGGCGAGCCACGCCTCGACGTCGAACGCCGCGTCGTCGAGCATCGTCTGGCTCGCCGCCGGGTTGGCGTAGAGGTCGCCCATCGGCGGCGCGATCTCGTTGAACGTCGCGGTGCTGGTCTCGTCGCGGTCGCCGGTCTCGGCCGCCCAGCCCGAGGGCGTGCCGCCCGACGCGACGAGCTTGCGATAGCCCGCGCTGCCCACCGTCACGACATTGGCGATCGCGCGGATCGGCGAGATGCTCGCCAGCGTCGTGTCCACCAGCGCGTCGATCTCGCGCGGGATGGCATAGCCGCCCGCGCCATCGGTCGCGCCCGACATCGCCTTCATCTCGAGCGCACCGGCGCCACTGCGCAGAAACCCTTCGAACGCCGCGCCATTGGGAGTCCGCGCCCCCTCCAGCACCGGCCGCGCCACCGGCACGCCCGCACCCTCAATCGCCTCGAACGACTGTTCGAGGACGTCCGCCTTCGTTTCCATGTCTTTCTCCCACGCGAAAAACCCGCCGGGAGGGTTCCCGACGGGCAAATTTGGTCATTCGAGTTTCAAGTTCGCGGAATGCCTCCGCGCGCAGGTACTAACCGATAGCGGCGACCTTGATGCGGACGTTCGCGCCTAACACCGAATAGACAAGCTTAACTCTGGGTAGAGCGCGGTCTTCGTCTCCAGCTGCAGCAAACAACCGGTGTCCCTTGGCAAACCGGGCATCCGCTACGCCTTCCACATGCGCTGTGAAGCGCAAGCGCTCCAGGATATCATTCCAATGCTGCTCGAAGGCTGGATTAGTATCGATTGCCTGAGCAACCAACGCTTGGACGCCAGGCGAGCAAGTAATCTTGAACCCGCCCGGCGGCCGTAGAATCATGCGCTAGCGCGATCCATTGCACTTAGTGCCCAAGCGATATCCGTCCCGTCGAGATCGTCCGGCACTACGACCGCCGCTCCTACAGGAATTTGCTCTCCGATCTCGGCGTTTTCCCAAAGCTTGTCATGCGACAGCTCACTGATCGATCGAGCGGTATGGAGTTCGCATACCCAATCGATTGCCTCATTCAGGATATCGACCTCATCGGCGCTAAACGTCGACAAATCCGGCTTCTGCAGCCACACGTGTTCGCGCCGGGTACCGCCGAACGTCGGTACCTCGCGCGTCGCGATCTTATCACTCTGTTCCAAGCGGCGAATGCTTCGAACAATATTGTTTGGCACTGGGCCGTGTTGGCGTTTTTCGTACGAGGCCTGACCAGTTACGGTACGGCCGAGCCGCCGATACGCCTCCAAATCCGCAAACCACATTACCTTGTTGAGCTTTACAGCACCGAGTTTATTCGGGTCTGCGCGTGCGATAATGTAGTGCGCCACAGCTTCAGTGCGATCCTGCTGTGTCAGGGTCACGTTGCGCTCCGCATCAATTTTGTCGGTCCCCTTTGCCCGCTCGTACGGGTCCCATTCCACCGACTCAGTAACATACAAACGACTCGTTGGGCAAAGTTTATCCACACTCGCTTAATCGAGTTTGAACGGAGCCACAGCATGAACCCGCGCCAGCCTCTGCATCGGCCGCGCCACCAGGCTGACCTCGCACAGCTCGACCGCATTCAGCTCACGCCAGCGGCCATGCCGTGCGCCACGCACGCGATAACCGAAGCTCAGCCCGGTCACCGCGCCCTTCGCTACCCGCTCCGCCAGTTCGGGCGCATCGATCCGCCCGGTCACGCGCAGCCCGCGCGCATCTTCGCCAATCGCCTCGATCACGCCCACCGGCTCGCCGCGATGCTGCCATAGCAGCGGCACGCGCCGCACCCGCGGGCCGAACGCGCCCTTGCGGATCACGTCCCCGCCGCGGTCGGGCGCATCGAACACCGCCGCGTACCCCGCGAACCGAACGCTCACTTGCCCAGCCCCCAGAAGCCGAGCTTCACCGCCAGCCCGATCACCACCAGCGCGAGCAGCATCCGCACCACCCAGCCCGCCACGGCCTTCACCGCCGAGCGCTTGGCGTCGCGCCATGCCTCGAGCAGCTCGCGCAGATCGCTCATGTCCTTGGCCGCCTGCGGGTCGTCGAGCCCCAGTCGAGTCAGCGCGCGGCTTGCGCCGAGCTCGCCCGCTTCCTCGGCAATCGCGCGCAAGGTCGCCAGGTCCGCGCCCTCGGCCGCACCCTGTGCGATCAGCTGCGCCAGCAGTCCGCTGTTCATGCCGCGCCTCCTTCCAGGCCGAGCATTGCCCGCTTCTCTTCCGTCGTCAGGAAATCCGCCGCGCTGACCGACCGCCACAGCCGCTCGCGGTCCTCCGCCATCGCCGGCAGCTTGTCGATCTCGACCCGCAGCCAGGCATCCGGAAACCAGCCGCTCAGCCCTTGCGTCAGTTCGGTCAGGATCTTGTCGGCGAGCGGCAGGATCGTCAGCCGCCACACCGCGCGATTGGCCTCGCGATAATTGGCATAGCTGTTGTCGCCGGGCAGGCCGACCAGCATCGGCGGCACGCCGAACGCCAGCGCGATCTCGCGCGCCGCCGCGGCCTTCAGCCCGACGAAATCCATATCCGCCGGGGTCAGGCTCATCGCCTGCCATTTGAGCCCGCCCTCGAGCAGCATCGGCCGCCCCGCATTGGCCGCACCCGAGAACGCCGCCTCCATGTCCGCCTTCAGCCGGTCGAACTGCGCCGGCGCCAGCGCCGATCCGTCGCCCGGATCATAGACCAGCGCCCCCGACGGCCGCGCCGCATTGTCGAGCAACGCCTTGTTCCAGCGTGTCGCCGCATTGTGGATCGCAATCGCGCCCGATGCCGCGCCCAGGCAGCCAAGGCCATAATGATCGTCGACCGGGCTGAACGCCTTCAAATGGATCACCTGCGGTTTGCCCGCCGCATCCTCCGCCGCGATCCGGCTCACGCTTCCGCCCACGCGATAGCGATAGGCGGCGGGCCAGCCGCCCGCGTCGGTCTCGACGCTGACCCGTTCGGGCCGCAGCGCGAACAGCTCCGCCACCCCCCCGGCGCCGTCGCCCAGCAGCTGCACGAACGCGTTGCCGTGGAGCAGCAATTGCGCCGCCAGCGCCGCGATCAGCGCCTGCCCCTGCGTCCGCATCGCCACCAGCGCCAGCAGCGCCGGGTCGGATGCCGCGATTGGCGCGTCCGCCACGCCCTCGGCGATGATCTTCACCGCGCGCTGCGCCACCGGGTTGGCGCAATAGCCCTCACGCACCTGCGCCTCATAGCTTTGCGGCCATTCGCCGAGCACGCCCGCCGCGCCATGCGCGCGCGTCAGCGCCGGCCGCGACGCATCGCGCCGCTTCCCGAACCATTTCATGTTGTTCTCCTTTTATCGCCTCTCGGCGATGGGGCGGTGCCGGCCCGCTCCCCCACCCGGCCACCCAACGCCAGTATCCTATGGGTGGCCGGGTGGGGGAGCGGGCCGGCACCGCATCCGCGTCAGCGGATCGAAAACGCCGCTATTTCCTTCCGAACCAGATCACGTGCCGCGGTCCCTTGCCATTGGACCTTGCGCGCACCGCCACCTCTTCCACTGCAAACCCGGCCTCGCCCATCCGCCGCCGGAAGCGGTCGTCCGGCGCCGCCGACCACACCGCCAGAATCCCGCCAGGCTTCAGCGCCGCCTGCGCCGCGCGCAGCCCGTCGAACGTATAGAGCCGGTCGTTCGCCAGCCGCGTCAGCCCGTCCGGACCATTGTCCACGTCGAGCAGGATCGCGTCATATTCGCCACGCCCCTGCGCGATCACCGCGCCGACATCGCCGATCATCACTTCCGTCCGCGGATCGTCGAGGCACCCGGCGGCAAGCTCGGCCATCGGCCCGCGCGCCCAGTCGATGATCCCGGGCACCAGCTCGGCCACCACCGCCTTGCCCGCCGGCCCCAGCAGCGCCAGCGCCCTGCGCAGCGTGAACCCCATGCCGTACCCGCCGATCAGCAGCCGTGCCTCCTTCGGCGCCTTCAGCCGCGCCAGCGTCAGCTCCGCCAGCGCCTCTTCCGATCCGCTCATCCGGCTCGACATCAGCTCGTTGCGGTCGAGCACGATCATGAAGTCGCCCCCGCGCCGGAACAGCCGCAGCGGCTCGCCGCCCGGCACCTCGGCCACGCCGATCAGCTCGCGCGGGGTCAACTCTCGTGTCCAGTCATCCCCGCCTCATGCCCTCACGGCCAGCGAAAGCGCAACACCGTCTCGCCCGCCGGCGCGCCGTCGGCATGGAAGCGCCGCTCGGCGATCCGCCCGCGCCCGTCGCGGTCCACCGTCACCACCGTGCTGCACCGCGTGCCATAGACCGGCCCGCGGATGAACACCGGCGAGTTGACCGGCTCGAACACGTCCGGCTCGTCCAGCTCGGGCGATCCCGCCGGCCGCTCGTCGGCCAGCGCCGCGAACAAGGGCTCGATCGCCTCGCCGCCCGCCGCCAGCCAGCTCGCCACCCCCGCCTGCAGCCGCAGCGTCTTGGGCCACAAGGTATCGAGCAATCCGTTCGACAGCCCGTGCATCCCCGCGCCCAAGGGCCGGTGCAGCGGCTCGGGCCGGTTGGTCAGGAACATCGGCCCCTCGGGCTCGACCGCGATCAGGTTGAAGGGGTTGAACGCCTCTAGGTCCGCGGGCTCGTTCCCCGCCAGCATGTCCGTCACCAGCGCCCCGCGCGAAGCTTTCGCCGGGTCGGGCACCTGTCCATGCACATTGGTCACCGCCGCGAACCGCCCGCTCTCGTTCAGCCCGAGCCAGGTCCCGCCCGCCACCAGGTCGCGCCCGGCAATGACGGGCCCGCCGGCCATCCACCGCGCCAGCGCCGCCGCCGGCCGGTCATGCCGCTCGTCGCGGTTGCCCGCCGCCACCAGCCGCCAATCCGGATGCGCATGCCATGCCAGCGCCAGAACACACATGACGCCAAGCTAGCGCCGCCGGTGCCCCATCGCCAAGGCCGGGGCGCGCGCGCTACCGCATCCGCGCTCCGCTTCGCCCAGCCCCGCGCGTCAATCGCCCGCGGGCGCGGCCTCCTCATCGGACAGTGCGCTCACCCATTCGGCGAGATCGGCGAGCGCGATCGCGCGCGAGAACTCGATGCCGATCCGGTCCTCCTTGATCCAGCGCACCCGGCCCGACACCGGGGCGAGGCGCTCGACCATCAGCTCGACGCTCGCCTCCAGCTCCATCGGCAGGTCGCTTTTGACCTTCGCGCCCTTTTGCGACAGGTCGATCAGGTCGACGAGGTGCCACATCACCCCCACGCGCAGCCGCGCGCGGCGGTCGACCGTGAGCCGCGGCCCGCGCGGCGCCTCCAGCGTCGGTGACAGCTGGTGCGGATTGAGATAGGCCGCGACATCGATCGGCGCGTCGAAGGTGACGCCGGCATTCCTGTCCTTCACCCAGCAGATCTTGCCGTTGACTGGCGCGGACCCCTTGGGTTCGACTCGCACCGCCGTTCCCGTGTCGAACCGCGCATAGGTTTCCAGCATCAGGCCACCGGCGCCGATGTTGCGGATCAGGCACAAATGCTGCGCGCCGTCCTCGAGGACGACGCGGGCGACGCGGAACAGCGTCGTGAACCGTTCGTCTGAACGTTGGTCAGGCGCACGCTGATCAGATACAAGGTTCGCTTCCGGCGCAACCGCATAGCTTCGCACGGGCATTCCTCCCGCGAGCATCGACAACCGTGACAGGAAGCGTGCTCGCAGCCCCCCTGTCCGGACCCCCACGGGCTGTCATACGCCTTTAGGGCTAACTCGAACTTGCCGGGAATGGTTAATTTCCACGCCTTTGGTTCCGGGTCCGCAGGCCGGCGTCTTCGCGGCACTGGCGTGCAGCTAGAAGAAATGCTCCAGCGGCAGCTGCCCCGCCGCGAGCGCCCAGGGGTGCTGCCGCTCCTCATAGACCGACACATACGGCGCCGGAAACGCCGGATCGGCGAACGCCCCCACCGCCACATAGACCAGATCCGGCATCTCCGCAGGCTCCCAATAGACCGTCGAGCCGCACACCGGACAGAAATGGAACAGCGCCGACCCGCCGCTGTCGCCGGCCCGCGTCCAGGTCGTCGAGCGGCCCTCGCGCGTCACCTCCTCGCGCGCGAAGCGTGCCTGCGTCGCGAAGACGCTGCCGGTGCGTTTCTGGCATTCGAGGCAATGGCAGATCGACACGCGAACCGGCTCGCCCGCGCAGGTCAGGCGAAGCTGTCCGCAACTGCACGACGCGACCCGGTTCGACATGCGCTTATCCTTAATGCGCGCGCAATCGGCGCGAAAGCTGGTTACCTCGAATTATCCGGTTCGGGCGGTCGTCATCCCGGACGATCGATCGCCACCAGGAACATCAGCAGCGCTAGCATCCCGACCGCAAGCAGCACCAGCACGACGAGCGGCAGACAGGTGCCCAGATCATTGTCATGCCGCCACGCGATCCACAGAATCGCTACGACCGCGGCGATCAGGCCTCCGACCGGTCCGAACAGGCTTCCGGCAATCGCCGTCGCGACAAGCGCGATGACGATCGAGGTGAGCACTCGTATCGCCGTTGTTCGCCGCACCATCGAGTCTCCGTTTCACACCTTTGCCCGCATCGCCGCACATTCGCTGTTGATGGAAAACCGACGGTCGGGTCTTCTAGCCCTCTCCCGCTTGCGGGAGAGGGTTGGGTGAGGGCCTTCTAGTGTTCTTACTCGTGAGAGGCCGCAAGCGCGGCGCTGATCACTGCGACCCCCTCGTCGCACGGGGTTTGACCCCGGGTCCAGCTTCTACGCGCCGCACTTCCG
This is a stretch of genomic DNA from Sphingomonas sp. BT-65. It encodes these proteins:
- a CDS encoding DUF6127 family protein; translation: MNSGLLAQLIAQGAAEGADLATLRAIAEEAGELGASRALTRLGLDDPQAAKDMSDLRELLEAWRDAKRSAVKAVAGWVVRMLLALVVIGLAVKLGFWGLGK
- a CDS encoding GFA family protein, with amino-acid sequence MSNRVASCSCGQLRLTCAGEPVRVSICHCLECQKRTGSVFATQARFAREEVTREGRSTTWTRAGDSGGSALFHFCPVCGSTVYWEPAEMPDLVYVAVGAFADPAFPAPYVSVYEERQHPWALAAGQLPLEHFF
- a CDS encoding PilZ domain-containing protein — translated: MRSYAVAPEANLVSDQRAPDQRSDERFTTLFRVARVVLEDGAQHLCLIRNIGAGGLMLETYARFDTGTAVRVEPKGSAPVNGKICWVKDRNAGVTFDAPIDVAAYLNPHQLSPTLEAPRGPRLTVDRRARLRVGVMWHLVDLIDLSQKGAKVKSDLPMELEASVELMVERLAPVSGRVRWIKEDRIGIEFSRAIALADLAEWVSALSDEEAAPAGD
- a CDS encoding HK97 family phage prohead protease, translating into MSVRFAGYAAVFDAPDRGGDVIRKGAFGPRVRRVPLLWQHRGEPVGVIEAIGEDARGLRVTGRIDAPELAERVAKGAVTGLSFGYRVRGARHGRWRELNAVELCEVSLVARPMQRLARVHAVAPFKLD
- a CDS encoding spermidine synthase translates to MTPRELIGVAEVPGGEPLRLFRRGGDFMIVLDRNELMSSRMSGSEEALAELTLARLKAPKEARLLIGGYGMGFTLRRALALLGPAGKAVVAELVPGIIDWARGPMAELAAGCLDDPRTEVMIGDVGAVIAQGRGEYDAILLDVDNGPDGLTRLANDRLYTFDGLRAAQAALKPGGILAVWSAAPDDRFRRRMGEAGFAVEEVAVRARSNGKGPRHVIWFGRK
- a CDS encoding phage portal protein codes for the protein MKWFGKRRDASRPALTRAHGAAGVLGEWPQSYEAQVREGYCANPVAQRAVKIIAEGVADAPIAASDPALLALVAMRTQGQALIAALAAQLLLHGNAFVQLLGDGAGGVAELFALRPERVSVETDAGGWPAAYRYRVGGSVSRIAAEDAAGKPQVIHLKAFSPVDDHYGLGCLGAASGAIAIHNAATRWNKALLDNAARPSGALVYDPGDGSALAPAQFDRLKADMEAAFSGAANAGRPMLLEGGLKWQAMSLTPADMDFVGLKAAAAREIALAFGVPPMLVGLPGDNSYANYREANRAVWRLTILPLADKILTELTQGLSGWFPDAWLRVEIDKLPAMAEDRERLWRSVSAADFLTTEEKRAMLGLEGGAA
- a CDS encoding Panacea domain-containing protein, with translation MTLTQQDRTEAVAHYIIARADPNKLGAVKLNKVMWFADLEAYRRLGRTVTGQASYEKRQHGPVPNNIVRSIRRLEQSDKIATREVPTFGGTRREHVWLQKPDLSTFSADEVDILNEAIDWVCELHTARSISELSHDKLWENAEIGEQIPVGAAVVVPDDLDGTDIAWALSAMDRASA
- a CDS encoding NRDE family protein yields the protein MCVLALAWHAHPDWRLVAAGNRDERHDRPAAALARWMAGGPVIAGRDLVAGGTWLGLNESGRFAAVTNVHGQVPDPAKASRGALVTDMLAGNEPADLEAFNPFNLIAVEPEGPMFLTNRPEPLHRPLGAGMHGLSNGLLDTLWPKTLRLQAGVASWLAAGGEAIEPLFAALADERPAGSPELDEPDVFEPVNSPVFIRGPVYGTRCSTVVTVDRDGRGRIAERRFHADGAPAGETVLRFRWP